Within the Chloroflexota bacterium genome, the region GGAGGGATGCGGCAGGCGGGGGTCATCGCTGCCGCCGGCATCGTGGCCATTGAAAAGATGGTCGACCGCCTCGCGGAAGACCATGCCAATGCCAGACGGCTGGCGGAGGGGCTGGCCCAGGTATCCGGCTTTTCCATCCGCCCGGAGAAGGTGGTGACGAACATCGTGAACTTTGAATTTCCAGAGAACGTCAGCGATTTTGTAATCAAAATCGGGGAGCGGGGGGTTAAATTCCTTTCCCGGGGCGGTCGGAGTGTGCGGGCGGTAACCAACCGCATGGTCAGCGCGGAAGACATCGATGAGGCGCTGGAACGCATAGCCAGGATGGTGAAAGAAGCGAGTTAAAATCGTTAGCTATATAAACATACAAATTTGTTCAGGAGGAGATGAATGAAGGACAAACCCAAAATCACGAGACTGGAAATCCACCGGTTTGACTATCAACTCAAAGACCTGGCCCTGCTTCCCGGTCATACCATCTTTGCCTACGAACCGGGCGCAACCATGACCCTGAAGGCCCACGCTCTCAAAATCATTACCGACGAAGGAGTCACCGGGGAGTATGTGGGTTCATGGGCGGCTACTGATTGGATGGCTATCCCTGAATACGGGCACATTTTGATAGGGCGGAATGCTCTGGACCGGGAAGGAATATACAACGACCTCAAGCTGGAACTGCGACAGCGTGCCCGTCTGGGGCTGAGCCAGCTGGACATCGCCCTGTGGGACCTGGCCGGAAAGTTCTACGGGGCTCCCATTTACGAGCTTCTAGGTGGCAATCGGATTAATCTTCCCTGTTATGCCAGCACGCATACCGCAGATAATCACCAGGGAGGGCTGAATAGCCCCGAGGCCTTTGCTGATTTCGCCGAGCAGTGCCTGGAGATGGGGTATCCCGGATTCAAAATACATCCCTGGGCGGATGCGCCGATGGCGCAGCATGTGGCCACGATACACGCTGTGGGCAAGCGCGTCGGCGGCAAAATGGACTTAATGCTCGACCCCTACTGTGCCCTCAAAACATTCGGTGATGCGCTTAAGGCAGGCTGGGCCTGTGACGAAGAGAAATTCTTCTGGTGGGAGGACCCGTTCCGGGATGGCGGCATCTCAGCCTTTGCCCATCGCAAGCTGAGACAGCTGGTGAAGACGCCCCTTTTACAGCTAGAGCATGTGCGTGGCCTGGAGCAGCATGTCGACTTCATCGTGGCGGATGGCACCGACTTCGTGCGCGGCGACCCTGACATCGACGGTGGTATCACCGGCGTGATGAAAATAGCCCACGCCGCCGAAGGCTTTGGCCTCGATGTGGAGATGCACGCCCCGGCCGGTCCCGAACGGCGCCACCTGATGGCGGCGATACACAATATGAACTACTACGAGATGGCGCTGGTCCACCCCAAAGCGCCCTTCGCTCCACAGGCACCTGTCTTCAAGGGCGACTACAAGGACGGTCTGGATGCCATCGATAAGAACGGCTGCGTTCAGGTGCCCCAGGGGCCCGGGCTGGGTGTGGAGTATGACTGGGACTATATCACCAAGCACAGCCAGGGCGTGAAGGTAATCGATTAGCCAGGGTGTAGTAAATCAGGTTTATTATCATTCGAAAAAGGCGGCCAGACGCTGGCGAATTTCTTCACGGTCAGGCGGGCAGCCGGTGATACATCTTGCCTCTTCCCCACCCTCGATGATGGCACAGTCGCCGACCAGCAGGCAGTCCCTGTCTTCAGGAATATCAGGTTCGGTACCCACGCAGATACGCAGCGGCATTTCAAGCCTTGCGCCACGCTCACTTAAAAGTAATAAATTTGAAAGCAGCGGGATGAGGCAGCCGCTGCACGCTCTCTCCGTGCCGGTTATTTCCAGCTGCGGGAAACTCTGACGCAGCTGCTCCTGCGGCAGCTTGACTTTAAAATTCAGCCGTTTCAGCTCTTCGCCGATGATATCTATTTTGGTCAGGTCGTTTTCCCCCAGTCCGGCAGCCGCGCCCAGGGTTACCGTTGGCACATCGTTGGGGTCGATGCCCATGAGGGCGGTGCCGACAGCGTCCACAGCCACCGCGTCGGTGCTGGTGAGTAGCAGGCGCACACCGATGGGCTGGCCGCGGTAGGAAGAGCCGACGCTGCCGATGGTCCTGGCGGTGGCATCTATAATGTTGATTGTGGGCCTGACAATCTTGTTCAGCTCGACGATAGCTCCATCCAGGTCTTTGGAATGGAAGCGGGGCTTGTCCTCGCGTTTCAGGCAGCCCTTCAGGTTCTTCATCGCCAGCGTGACCGTGGTCTGGTAATGCGTTTTCAGCACCGGCACGTTGAGCAGCTTATCGCAGGCGAAGGCGTATTCCGTCACCTGGAATTCATCAGGCGTGGCCTTTGAGATATTCTTAAAAGTTCGATATTTGTGCTCGTCAAAAAGCACCCACTCGATGCCCAGGCGGTCGGCGACCTCGCTGATGCCGGTCTGGGTAAAGCAGGGCCTGAGGCGTGACTCCGACTGGTAATAGCTCGGCCCCTCCCCGATAATCACCCTGCCTGCGCCGGCATCGAGGCAGTACCTGGCCACCGCTTCGACCACTCTGGGACTGGTTATCTCACCGCTGTCGAGAGCGCTGGGCTCGTAAAGGTTGGGCTTTATGAGCACGCAATCTCCCCTTGCCACCGGTTTTTCCCCAACGCCGTCGAGTGCCTGAAGAAGGGCATCATAATAGTCGTTTTCGACTCTGACGATTGAAACCTTGCTCATGGCTGTTACCTGCTTGCGCTTCTGGCATTAATCCAGAAAACTGATTTGGGCTGGGGGTTTTTCTTTGCTTTCGATTTCGATGCCCGCTTCCCGGAAAAGCTCGATAAAGGTGTTATCATTGTAGCTGCCAAAGGTAACCAAGCGTTTTATCTTGGCGTTGACCAGCATCTTGGCGCAGAGAACGCAGGGCGTGTGCGTGCAGTAGATGGTGCTCCCCTCCAGGCTGACACCGTGCAGGCTGGCCTGAATGATGACGTTCTGCTCGGCGTGAATGCCGCGGCAGATTTCATGTCGCTCTCCGGAAGGTATCCCC harbors:
- a CDS encoding mandelate racemase: MKDKPKITRLEIHRFDYQLKDLALLPGHTIFAYEPGATMTLKAHALKIITDEGVTGEYVGSWAATDWMAIPEYGHILIGRNALDREGIYNDLKLELRQRARLGLSQLDIALWDLAGKFYGAPIYELLGGNRINLPCYASTHTADNHQGGLNSPEAFADFAEQCLEMGYPGFKIHPWADAPMAQHVATIHAVGKRVGGKMDLMLDPYCALKTFGDALKAGWACDEEKFFWWEDPFRDGGISAFAHRKLRQLVKTPLLQLEHVRGLEQHVDFIVADGTDFVRGDPDIDGGITGVMKIAHAAEGFGLDVEMHAPAGPERRHLMAAIHNMNYYEMALVHPKAPFAPQAPVFKGDYKDGLDAIDKNGCVQVPQGPGLGVEYDWDYITKHSQGVKVID
- a CDS encoding DUF362 domain-containing protein, yielding MSKVSIVRVENDYYDALLQALDGVGEKPVARGDCVLIKPNLYEPSALDSGEITSPRVVEAVARYCLDAGAGRVIIGEGPSYYQSESRLRPCFTQTGISEVADRLGIEWVLFDEHKYRTFKNISKATPDEFQVTEYAFACDKLLNVPVLKTHYQTTVTLAMKNLKGCLKREDKPRFHSKDLDGAIVELNKIVRPTINIIDATARTIGSVGSSYRGQPIGVRLLLTSTDAVAVDAVGTALMGIDPNDVPTVTLGAAAGLGENDLTKIDIIGEELKRLNFKVKLPQEQLRQSFPQLEITGTERACSGCLIPLLSNLLLLSERGARLEMPLRICVGTEPDIPEDRDCLLVGDCAIIEGGEEARCITGCPPDREEIRQRLAAFFE
- a CDS encoding dCMP deaminase family protein, with protein sequence MIRPAVDEYFLKIASVVAERATCRRHHVGAVAVKDKHILSTGYNGAAAGSKDCLELGCLRDELGIPSGERHEICRGIHAEQNVIIQASLHGVSLEGSTIYCTHTPCVLCAKMLVNAKIKRLVTFGSYNDNTFIELFREAGIEIESKEKPPAQISFLD